The Desulfotignum phosphitoxidans DSM 13687 DNA window TGCGGCCCTGATCTATTCGGACAAATGTGTTTTCGGCATTCCGGGCCGCCGGGAGCACATGGAAGATATCATGGCCCTGGCGGCCATCCGCACGGGCGGGAAAACGCCGCTGGTCCAGACGCCCCGGGTGCTTACCATGATCAGCCCGGTGAGCCCGCTCCAGGTGGATGACACGGGGCTGGCAGCCCTGGATGTGGCGGGAAAATACGGCCAGCCCGTGATCCTGTCCCCGGGGGTGGCGGCCGGCACCACGGGTCCCATTGATCTGGCCGGCAATGTGGCCATGGCCACGGCTGAAGCGTTAGGACTCATCTGTCTGGCCCAGGCCCTGCATCCGGGTACCCCGGTGATTTTCGGAATCCAGTGCTATGGGTCGGACATGAAAACCGGTAATATTTCCATCGGGTCCCCGGCCTATGCGCTCCAGGCAAAATACTGTGCGGCCCTGGCCCGGTATTACGGGGTGCCCAGCCGGTGCGGAGGATCGGTCACTGATGCAAAAAGCCTGTCCGCCCCGGCCGGGTATGAGAGCATGCTGTCCATGTTCACGGCCCTTCAGAACCAGGTGAGCCTGATCGTGCACAGTGCCGGCATTCTGGACAGCTTTGCCGCCATCTCTTATGAAAAATTCATCATGGACCTGGAGATCATCCAGATGATCCAATTCTATATGGATGACATGACCGTGGATGACACCACCCTGAATTTCGATCTCATTGAATCCGTGGGGCCGGGGGGGTTGTTTCTCACCACCATGGACACCATGAAAAAATGCCGGACCCATACCTGGAACCCATCCGTGGCGCTGCGGGGGCACCTGGCCGGCATGTCTCCCCAGGAAAAACTGCTGAAAAACATCCAGGATACCCGGGACCGGATGCTGGCCCGGTATGTGCCCCCAGAGATCGATCCCGGGGTGTTGAGGGCCATGAATACCTTTATGCAAAAAAAAGGGGTGGACCCGGATGACCTGCCCCTGTATCATTGATTGATACGTAGTCCGAATTCAGGGATCGCAGGTGAATCAGACGCCGGCCGGACACTCATTGACAGGGAGATACCCATGAAACAGACCATGAAAGCGATTGTCAAGGCAAAACCGGAGCAGGGACTGTGGCTCCGGGAAGTACCCGTGCCGGAGATCCGGCACAATGAGGTGCTGATCAGAATCTTGCGTACCGCCATCTGCGGCACGGATGTGCATATTTACAACTGGGATGACTGGGCCGCAAAAACCATTCCCGTGCCCATGCATGTCGGCCATGAGTTTGTGGGTACTATTGAAAAAATAGGATCCCATGTGACGGACTTCAAAAAAGGGGATCTGGTGTCCGGGGAAGGGCATCTGGTGTGCGGCCACTGCAGAAACTGCCTGGCCGGCAGGCGGCATCTGTGCAAAGACACCCAGGGGGTGGGTGTGAACCGGCCCGGGGCCTTTGCCGAATTTCTGGCCATTCCCGTGACCAATGTGTGGTATTGTGATTCAAAAATTCCTCTGGAAACCCTGGCCTGTTTCGATCCCTTAGGCAATGCCACCCACACGGCCCTGTCCTTTGACGTGCTGGGGGAAGATGTGCTGATCACGGGGGCCGGCCCCATCGGGTGCATGGCCGTTTCCATTGCCCGGCATGCCGGGGCCAGGTATGTGGTGGTCACGGATGTCAACCCTTACCGCCTGGATCTGGCAAAAGCCGCCGGGGCCGATCTGGCCCTGGATGTCACCCGGCAAACCATTGCGGAAGCCCAGAAAACACTGGGCATGAAGGAAGGGTTTGACGTGGCCATGGAGATGTCGGGCAACCCCTCGGCTTTGGCAGGGATTTTGGACAATATGTGCCACGGGGGGAAAATAGCGCTGCTGGGGATCATGCCGGACCAGACCCCCATCGACTGGAACAAGGTGGTGTTCAACATGCTCACCATCAAGGGGATCTACGGCCGGGAGATGTATGAAACCTGGTACAAGATGACCTCCATGATCCAGACCGGCCTGGACATCACGCCTTTGATCACCCACCGGTTCGCCTATACCCAGTTTGAAGACGGGTTTGAGGTGATGCGCTCGGGCAGATCCGGCAAAGTGATCCTGGACTGGACCCGGACCCAGTAATTTTTTTGGGTTGGAGCGGGTTACCACGAAGGACACGAAGATCACGAAGATGGGAGAATGAGTTATCTCCCTTCGTGTCCTTCGTGATCTTCGTGGTGCAATAAAAATAGAGACTGAAATGAGGCATGACCTCAGAAAATAAAACAGGAGAAGGACAGATGAGTACAGATAAACTGGACAGCAGCCTGGAACTGGAACTGGCGGCCCTGAAAGAAGAAGGCCGGTCCAAATCATCGGAACGGATCATTCAGGGATATGTGCCGCCGGAAAAAGACCGGGGGCCCCGGTATCAACTGGTGGGCTCGGACCAGGCATACATGCGGTTCAATTCCAATGCCTACCTGTCGTTGTCCAACCATCCGGAGCTGATCGAGGCGGCGGACCGGGCCACCCGGGAATTCGGGGTGGGGCCGGGAGCCGTGCGGTTCATTGACGGCACGTTTATCCATCATGTGGGCCTGGAGGAACGCATTGCCGGATTTGTGGAAAAGCCGGCTGCTAAAATCTTTAACTCCGCCTACACGGCCAACTGCGGACTGGCTTTGGCTATTTCCGGTAAAAACACCCACTGGATCGGGGATCAGCTCAACCACAACTCCATTATCCGGGCCATGCGTATCAGCAATGTGCCCAGTGAGAACAAAGGCATTTTTCGGCACAATGACATGGCGGATCTGAAACGCTGCCTGGATGCCGTAAGCCCGGACATGGACCGGGTGGTGGTGATTTTTGACGGGATTTTCAGCATGAGAGGCGATTTTGCCCCCATCAATGAAATCGTGGAAATCTGCCGGGAGTATGAGGAAAAATTCCGGGACGGGGTGATCACGGTGGTGGATGACTCCCATGGTATCGGGGCCTTTGGAAAGACGGGCCGGGGAACCCCGGAATATGCCGGGGCCTGGCCGGATGTGGTGGTGGGCACCTTTGGCAAGGCTTTTGGTGTCAACGGCGGGTTCATTGCCGGCAGCCGG harbors:
- a CDS encoding trimethylamine methyltransferase family protein; this encodes MMTRKLPKSPEPSLENLEKLDGMARRILSEIGIRILSRPYLDLLSEKGISMKADRAVFSPDQVDALLGSAPAQFTLHGISREHDMILGDGSSSLAPGYGCASVMDPDGNIRNAIFQDHVDFLKLVQVSDLFHINGGILAQPSDVAAKVSHLAMMYAALIYSDKCVFGIPGRREHMEDIMALAAIRTGGKTPLVQTPRVLTMISPVSPLQVDDTGLAALDVAGKYGQPVILSPGVAAGTTGPIDLAGNVAMATAEALGLICLAQALHPGTPVIFGIQCYGSDMKTGNISIGSPAYALQAKYCAALARYYGVPSRCGGSVTDAKSLSAPAGYESMLSMFTALQNQVSLIVHSAGILDSFAAISYEKFIMDLEIIQMIQFYMDDMTVDDTTLNFDLIESVGPGGLFLTTMDTMKKCRTHTWNPSVALRGHLAGMSPQEKLLKNIQDTRDRMLARYVPPEIDPGVLRAMNTFMQKKGVDPDDLPLYH
- the tdh gene encoding L-threonine 3-dehydrogenase, which encodes MKQTMKAIVKAKPEQGLWLREVPVPEIRHNEVLIRILRTAICGTDVHIYNWDDWAAKTIPVPMHVGHEFVGTIEKIGSHVTDFKKGDLVSGEGHLVCGHCRNCLAGRRHLCKDTQGVGVNRPGAFAEFLAIPVTNVWYCDSKIPLETLACFDPLGNATHTALSFDVLGEDVLITGAGPIGCMAVSIARHAGARYVVVTDVNPYRLDLAKAAGADLALDVTRQTIAEAQKTLGMKEGFDVAMEMSGNPSALAGILDNMCHGGKIALLGIMPDQTPIDWNKVVFNMLTIKGIYGREMYETWYKMTSMIQTGLDITPLITHRFAYTQFEDGFEVMRSGRSGKVILDWTRTQ
- a CDS encoding aminotransferase class I/II-fold pyridoxal phosphate-dependent enzyme, which translates into the protein MSTDKLDSSLELELAALKEEGRSKSSERIIQGYVPPEKDRGPRYQLVGSDQAYMRFNSNAYLSLSNHPELIEAADRATREFGVGPGAVRFIDGTFIHHVGLEERIAGFVEKPAAKIFNSAYTANCGLALAISGKNTHWIGDQLNHNSIIRAMRISNVPSENKGIFRHNDMADLKRCLDAVSPDMDRVVVIFDGIFSMRGDFAPINEIVEICREYEEKFRDGVITVVDDSHGIGAFGKTGRGTPEYAGAWPDVVVGTFGKAFGVNGGFIAGSRTLIEAVRQKADTYIYTNPLSVADCAAAIKALEICDSPEGQALLTHLAAQTKRFRKGLDRLGLESIDGPHPVVPLMVRDTAKTHELVSYLYDHGVLVVGLTFPVVPKGDETIRFQINACHTPKDIDQVLDLLGAFFSTP